One Candidatus Niyogibacteria bacterium genomic region harbors:
- a CDS encoding DsbA family protein: MNLEVKSKYLIPVSVIIAGAIIALAVVYVGGPKKEQAGFESKKEQAAVAGLSDDAQTLLKIQEDDFVLGNPSAPVVFVEFGDFQCPFCGRFWSQTLPQIKEKYVKAGQVVFVWRDFAFLGQESYDAAVAARCAGEQGKFWEYHDALFGNQQGENRGAFSDANLKSFAANLGLESQKFNECLDSEKYLSAVQDESALGRQLGVSGTPSSFINGRHITGALPLSSFEAVIQEELAGN; this comes from the coding sequence ATGAATTTAGAAGTTAAGTCTAAATATTTAATTCCGGTATCGGTAATTATTGCCGGTGCCATTATTGCTTTAGCCGTCGTGTACGTCGGAGGACCGAAGAAGGAACAGGCGGGTTTTGAATCAAAAAAAGAGCAAGCCGCGGTTGCGGGCCTGTCCGATGATGCCCAGACCCTTCTTAAAATTCAGGAAGACGATTTTGTTTTGGGAAATCCTTCGGCCCCTGTTGTCTTTGTGGAGTTCGGCGATTTTCAGTGTCCGTTTTGCGGCCGATTTTGGAGTCAAACCCTTCCGCAGATTAAAGAAAAATATGTAAAAGCAGGGCAGGTTGTTTTCGTCTGGCGCGACTTCGCGTTTTTGGGCCAGGAATCATATGATGCCGCAGTTGCAGCAAGGTGTGCGGGCGAGCAGGGCAAATTCTGGGAATACCACGATGCTCTTTTTGGAAATCAGCAGGGTGAGAATCGGGGCGCGTTTTCAGACGCCAACCTTAAAAGTTTCGCCGCAAATCTTGGCCTTGAGTCCCAAAAATTCAATGAGTGCTTGGATTCGGAAAAGTATCTTTCTGCGGTTCAGGATGAATCGGCTCTTGGCAGACAATTAGGCGTTTCGGGCACGCCGTCGTCTTTCATTAACGGTCGCCATATTACCGGAGCCTTGCCGCTTTCTTCGTTTGAAGCCGTGATTCAGGAAGAATTGGCCGGCAATTAA
- a CDS encoding putative glycoside hydrolase — MGRFKNYFGLGAAAFIGVASLFLVFGGNNRISYIAPGNEIAAPSQEKIQHLRTPEPTRAIYMTSWVAGTADWRENLVKFVEETELNAVVIDIKDYSGRVSFETDDAHIKDLGSSEKRIIDIKEFIEYLHQKNIYVIGRISVFQDPYFVSKRPDLAVKKKDGSVWKDRKGLTWIDPAAKEFWAYTVLVAKASEKAGFDELNFDYVRFPSDGNMKDIKYDYWDEVTPPAEVIGDFFAYLRRELDGVGLPLSVDLFGMVTVNYDDLNIGQVLENAALYFDYIAPMVYPSHYPPGFNNFKNPALHPYEIVHQAMTVASGRLTAASSSPSKLRPWLQDFDLGATYDAGMVRAQMQAVYDAGLTGWMVWDAGNKYTRDAYMKE, encoded by the coding sequence ATGGGCAGATTCAAAAATTACTTTGGATTAGGGGCGGCCGCTTTTATCGGAGTCGCGTCTCTTTTTTTGGTTTTTGGCGGCAACAACCGCATTTCTTATATCGCTCCGGGAAATGAAATAGCCGCGCCTTCTCAAGAAAAAATTCAGCATCTTCGGACGCCGGAGCCGACTCGCGCTATTTATATGACCAGCTGGGTGGCGGGCACTGCCGATTGGCGCGAAAACCTGGTGAAATTTGTGGAGGAAACCGAACTTAACGCCGTGGTGATTGATATTAAGGATTACAGCGGGCGGGTATCGTTTGAAACGGATGACGCCCACATTAAAGATTTGGGCTCGTCCGAAAAAAGGATAATCGATATTAAAGAATTTATTGAATATCTCCACCAGAAAAATATATATGTAATCGGCCGCATTAGCGTTTTTCAGGACCCGTATTTTGTTTCCAAGCGTCCGGATCTCGCGGTCAAGAAAAAAGACGGCAGTGTTTGGAAAGACCGTAAAGGTTTAACTTGGATTGATCCCGCGGCCAAAGAATTTTGGGCTTATACCGTTTTAGTGGCTAAAGCGTCGGAAAAAGCGGGTTTTGACGAACTGAATTTTGACTATGTGCGTTTTCCTTCAGACGGAAATATGAAAGATATTAAATATGATTATTGGGATGAAGTAACGCCTCCGGCGGAAGTCATCGGCGATTTTTTCGCCTATCTAAGGAGGGAATTGGACGGAGTCGGATTACCGTTGTCCGTGGATTTATTCGGAATGGTTACGGTTAATTACGACGACCTTAACATAGGTCAGGTTTTGGAAAACGCCGCTTTGTATTTTGACTACATAGCTCCCATGGTTTACCCGTCCCACTATCCGCCCGGCTTTAATAATTTTAAAAATCCGGCTCTGCATCCTTACGAAATCGTGCATCAGGCGATGACCGTGGCCTCGGGACGTCTGACGGCCGCGAGTTCCAGTCCTTCAAAACTTCGGCCGTGGCTGCAGGATTTTGATTTGGGCGCGACTTACGACGCGGGAATGGTCAGAGCGCAAATGCAGGCCGTTTATGACGCCGGATTAACTGGCTGGATGGTTTGGGACGCCGGCAATAAATATACAAGAGACGCTTATATGAAAGAATAG